The nucleotide window ACTGCAAAACTCAAGACTTGGAAGTACTTGAAGGTTGGTCAGAGGAACAGAACATATGGACAGAAATCCTTAACCCTGACCCTAGaccagggtgggggcaggggtacCAGGGAGAGGaccaggaagaggaaagaacGTAAGCTCCCTTCCTAACAACATCTGGGAAGAGAAGCAGACCAGGTTGAAACACAGCAGGAACACCAAAGGCAGTGAAGAAGAAGGAGCAGTTTAATCCAGCTCTGCACTGAAAGCTAGGCAAGACATGGTGCCATTTGTGGAGCCCAGAGCTGGCCAGCCTCCCTAGAAGAAATTGAATCAACACATCTTCTCACTCCTTCAGATAGCAGCAAGGAAAACCAGAGGGAATACTTCTGCAGTGGGATGTCCCAATAATCCACCTAGAAGGAAGTCATGGAGGATTGGTTACCAGTTAAACTTACTGAATCAGCCTCCACCTCACCTAGGACAAGGGGAGTGGGGTGGAGCAGATCAGAGAGCTCATCACTCCTGGGGAGTGCCATTCCTGTGCCAGCACGCAACACAACTTTCTCAAGAACTTAGATAAAGGTGAACCAGATAATATCCACCCCCATTCTGGAGACTGATAAATTCTTGTGAGCTACACCAGCCAGGGCTTCTTTGCAATAGAAGGGcaacagagatcctgcatctgAAGGCCCCTGGTTGCAGGTGGGGAGGGGACTTTCCCAAGGGCATCATAGCAGAGTAGAGCAGATGCCTGTGATTCATGGTCCTGGGCAGTGATATGTCAGACACAGGTGGAACAACTAACCCTCTATCGCAAGGAGTAGAAGGAACCAGCACCCACAATTCACAACCACAGGCAGTAAGTGCTCAGATGCACATGGGCCACCTGACTCCCTTTCCCCATCACAGAGAGAGTACCCAGGAATCTATGTCAgaacagagcctacagaatggggaagatctttgccacctgctcctcaatTAGGACATTAATATCCagtataaaaacacaaaaaaccacTAACAAAATAATAACATGATTAATAAATCTGCTAATGGACTGCACAGACACTTCTCAACAGAAGTcctgaccaacaaatacatgaaaaaaattcaacatctctagcaataagggatatacaaattaaaaactgcactaagatttcatctcactccagttagccTAGCAATTATAAGGAATGCAATgaataaatgctggtgagtatGTTGAGGATAAAGTTATGCTTGTACATTGCTGTTgaagctgcaaattagtgcaaccactctggaaagaaagagggagattTCTTACAACAccaagaatggaaccaccacataaACTAGTGATTTCATTccctggtatttatccaaaagttcTAAAATCATTATGCTATAGAGACACTGCCACATCAGTATTCATACTAGCACAATTCACAATCACCAGGTTATGGAACTAGTTCAGTTATGTGTcaacacaaagaaaatgtgatttatatacaTAATGGGATTCTACTCAGTCATAgcgaagaatgaaattgtggcatttcctggtaaatggatgggagTGGGGGACATCAGAGTAAATGAAAGAAGCCTGACTCAGTAAGTCAAGTGTCAATTgctttctcttatatgcagaagctacaacaaaatacagaaaaagctaTGGGTGGAGGGAATCCCATGAAcacagaagagagatcagtggagtagaggcaGAGAATTGGTTGTGGGGGAGGACCGCTGGGAAAAGTGAGGAATGATGGAtggaattaaattgaccaaactatTTTATGCACGTGAATTTTATGCACaagtatactacagtgaatttTGTAATGCCCAAGTCGATGagtcccccaaagaccaccagggagccagagtCTGATGCAAATGCAAAAGGACCAGTTTATTCAAGCAGCTGCTCGGGCACTCCACACAGACCAGCTTAGCAGTCCATGCCGAGTACCCCCGAGCACAAATTTACAATCTGTTTTAAACACTTCAGACAAAGGGACTCAATTTCTCTTTTACAGTTggagggtttgtgtccttgtttgCATATCAGGATAAGTTTTGGCTGCTGAGTTTTAGTCATCGTAGTAACCACTGGACTATATGAGGTCAGCGGTAAGGTCAGTTTGACCGCAGTTGGGGGGAATATCCCATTACCCCTAGCAACAGCCTAAATTAGCTGGGAGGTCATCCTGTTATCCAGTCATGCTGATTTCAGATCAtctgcagcttttcatttttaagcccTTTTTAGCATCAGCAGCTCTGGTAACTTTTTAGTTAACTCATTGGGGCCTTACAAATTTCATCTTCATGAGTATCTATAAAGTAATGATTTGCAAAAGACTGTAAATTAGTGGAAGAAGAgtagaatggaggaaagggaacaaggggAGGTttgaggggaggaagaggagaagtacTGGGTACTGAgctggagcaaattatattcttgcTGGTATAATTTTGTCCATGAACTCCAATAGTATGTAAACTATAAGGTACGaagaaacaacataaaaatatttctttaataaaaagaagaatgctTAATTATTTGATATTCCTACAATTCAACTCTACCACCAGCAACATGGATAAATGCTAATGTGAGAGTACATGGAATTTGCACCATTAAATATAATACAGTTGTTGCTGAACCCTCAGTTGTGTGAGAATAGAGGTGAACATGATCTAGACTGTGAGGTGTCACATACTCGTCACTCTTGAGGATGCTCTGAGAGAGGCAATGGAGAATCTCAGACTGCACACAGTGGAATGTGCTCACTGAGTGTCACGTGCTTCGCTTgcaaataaaacacttaaaactaaatatcagtaatttaaaaatcagtgtacCAAAAGATTACTATCCCACTTCATATAATGTCACAGTGGACAGTGAATGTAGTAAATAAGTGCATATTCTGATCAGTTTTTGAAAAGGTGAAATGTAACATCTTGGAAATAAGAGAAATCAACGCAGAAAATTAAATAGAACAGGTGTCATAATGAGATCATTGTTTTCCATTACATTCAATATTATATGAAACATGTAAGACAATTTTCATTAGCCAAAGGCAAATAGTGTTTGAAGATACAAACACTGATATTTCCTTCAACAGACATAGCTAACACAGAGGCATAAGACAGATACAGAGAAAATACATTccacataattttataaaattaataaggtTAGAAAAAAACATAACAGACAGAAGATTTTATGTTAAACCATTTGTCATtgttgaaatttatatttaattctgaaatttatatttatttgttataaaaaatattctagaatttttGCTTGATTCATAATAAACTTAATTCAAGGAATatgtgtgcacaaacacacacatgtatatttatatatctataaagtacATACAGTTTAAATATGTAAAGGTGTATTTGAGAGTtaggcatttaataaattttgactttttgatttctgttttatatacCTCTCTTTATGCAAGCTAGGACAAAAGAAAGGAATTCAGGTCAAGCCAAGTCTTTGGATCTTTAGCACAATGTAGTTACAGTATTAAGGGCTACGAATAGGGCTATAAACTGGAAACAATAACCATTTGCCATCATTTCTCATTAGGGAACAGCCAAAAGTCCAGTCCTTCAAGAGAAGATACACAGAGCCTCTCGATCTGCAAAGGATCAAATGACCCAAAATATATTCAGGCTGCTTtggtcagcttttcactgctgtgaccatgACACCCAACAAGAActacctagaggaggaaaagattatttgggctcatggtatcagaggtctcagtccatagatgactgatttCACCGCTCTGGTCCCAAGGTTAGACACAGCATCATGGGTAGATGGCATGGTAGTGGGAATATGCTCCCCTCATGGCAGCGAGGAAGCACAGAGATTGGCAAGGTGGGAAAGGGATGCAGGGTAGATGCTCCCCTCCAgtgcacacccccagtgatcttcctcccccaacccctccacaCTTTCCCAAAGTTACCATCATGTCTGCCTattcaaactgggatggactGGTCAAGTTATCCCTCTCACaatgcaatcatttcacctctgaataccCCAGCACCAACACATGATAGGTGGGACACAagtcatgtccaaaccataaaaaAGGTCAACTTATTGTACACCCACATTGGAGACTGACTGTCGAAATGTAAActgttcatattttgaaattgatGCTGAAGCTTAAAAAATTCCCATGTGCTGTCAATCACAAAGCAGGTGTAAAATACTGCAAATGGGCCCTTGTTGATATTTGATTTACCAAGGCCTTCCTCCATGACATGAAGGTAGAAATAAGTGTCAGAGAGAAGGTGCTTAGGTATTTTTTAGAATTGCTTAGGACACCCAGCACACACCAGCAGGCCAGCACAAATACATGAGTACATGGGTAAACATCACCATTCCCATGTgatataattcaataaaatatgcTTCAAATTTTATGggttgaaatgaataaataaaaactgtgaaATACCTTACAGTTCACATGTTCATCATCAGAACAGGGGATTTCCTGTTCTCTATCCATGAAAAACAGAACCTGGATGCCCTGGAGTCTCTGCTCATGAGCAGTAAGGGGCTGACAGCAGGGAAACACCCAGAGACTATTGCAGCCCTGTTCAGCAGGAACCAGTTGGGATTATAAATAACAGTCAAACAAACCTGAGAGATGCAGGAAAGTGTGTAAAAAGAGACAAAGGTGCTCACCAGGAGGAGGATGGTTTTggtggctctggactctggggaGAACCTGGGAGAGATGGTCTTCTGAATGTGCTGCATTCTCTGCTTGTGCCTGTGCAGGGTGAGCACCATGGAGCTGCTGGCCCAGAGCATGAGGCCCACACACACAGCATCAGGGAATAAGAGCAATGCTGCAAACAGTGTGACTGTGGTTGTGTCATGATGAAAACTAGAACAGTATCCAAAATCTTTTAGGGTTGTCATGGttgtgtttttccattttccagtcATGTACATAAGAATAATTATAGTTATAAGCATGTATAGTATGCAGCTCAGGTGGAGGGTGGTGCCAATGTTCCTGAGAGCTTTCACTTTAAGCTCTGAGCAGCTGGAGTCCCTGGGGCCAATGGTGATGGCCTGGAAGATACTTAGGAGAGAGGTGCTGCCAATGGACATGCACCTGCCCACcctgtgaacataggaaagcagCTTGCATTCAATATCACCAAGGGAAAATTCCAAACTGAAAGCTTCTATAGTCTGGGGAACTCCTCTACACAGGAGGGTTAGCAAGTTGGCCACAATCAAGTGCTTAAGAATCAAGTCTGTGGGCTTTACCCTGTGCCCAGTGAAGTAAAGTACCAGGTAACGGAGGAGGAGAAATGAATTGCCCAGAACTCCAACCACAATCTGTGACAGGAAGATGATTCCTACAGCCACATCACTGGCTGCCGTCCTGCCAGTTCCCTCTTGTCCAAGCCTGAGGGTCCTGCAGGGGAAGAGGAGGCCCAGGCTGCATGTGTTCTGTCAACCAAAATTTAGCATTCCCAATCTCGAGTGTTCCCACTGTGAACACtgcatgtttttctttaaaaagcacatttctaTAAGgattgtttgaattttttcaaacatAAGTGACTGAGACTTTCTTAGAGGAATTCTATGCtaaaatttctagtttttttgaACTGAACCTACAGTACCTGAAAGCTTGTACAGGTAGGAAGAACTTACAGGAATTTGCTAGTACTGTGTAGAAAGTGATCTGAAAGGTGATGATTGAGTAGAACCTTTTCTCTAACTCTAGGCATGGTGCAGCTTGTGGAGATGCTTGTTGTACCAATCCTGAAACCATTACTTGTCTATGATTGTTTTCAGGCTATTTTCCTCTTAAAGTGCTAAGAAACTTATAAGGGAAATGTAATATAATCATTGTGGTTTTCCAACagcatgtattttatataaattctgtTTTCAGGCTTTTAAAAACATCTCTTTATTGTGTCAAATACCACAACCTGGTTTAGAAACTTCATTGTGTTGTAGGGTATGAGTTGTGTAGGGTTGTATGG belongs to Sciurus carolinensis unplaced genomic scaffold, mSciCar1.2, whole genome shotgun sequence and includes:
- the LOC124975865 gene encoding vomeronasal type-1 receptor 4-like, which translates into the protein MVSGLVQQASPQAAPCLELEKRFYSIITFQITFYTVLANSCKFFLPVQAFRTLRLGQEGTGRTAASDVAVGIIFLSQIVVGVLGNSFLLLRYLVLYFTGHRVKPTDLILKHLIVANLLTLLCRGVPQTIEAFSLEFSLGDIECKLLSYVHRVGRCMSIGSTSLLSIFQAITIGPRDSSCSELKVKALRNIGTTLHLSCILYMLITIIILMYMTGKWKNTTMTTLKDFGYCSSFHHDTTTVTLFAALLLFPDAVCVGLMLWASSSMVLTLHRHKQRMQHIQKTISPRFSPESRATKTILLLVSTFVSFYTLSCISQVCLTVIYNPNWFLLNRAAIVSGCFPAVSPLLLMSRDSRASRFCFSWIENRKSPVLMMNM